One part of the Calypte anna isolate BGI_N300 chromosome 12, bCalAnn1_v1.p, whole genome shotgun sequence genome encodes these proteins:
- the RBM15B gene encoding putative RNA-binding protein 15B, giving the protein MKRGSERDSSPPGAGGGRAAAAKRPRERERESSSRRGPHRSSGASRSSRDKSTPGGGGGGSGGGGGTATSGGSGGGGSSSRSHRGDERAGGAGGGDSNHRPAGSGSASGARGGSQAAPSSSSSSSSRALGVPKAKALPGAVVAPSLLLAGPPPGAAPSLLLAPLGGSAGLAGEPPGSCEYKTLLVSGLSAALPDQLLEDGLFRLFQRFAGGGAGDISVKLSHTPELGRVAYVNFRHPGDARDARRHARARQMLLYDRPLKVEPVYLRGGRRSRTPPPAPSPEPLGYLPPIHSTYQYKQRSLSPVTSPLLREPRARHAHAAAAAFALEAAAIGLSRERERALDYYGLYDERGRPYSYPIVAEEELMPEDDQRATRNLFIGNLDHNVSEVELRRAFEKYGIIEEVVIKRPARGQGGAYAFLKFQNLDMAHRAKVAMSGRVVGRNPIKIGYGKANPTTRLWVGGLGPSTSLAALAREFDRFGSIRTIDYVKGDSFAYIQYESLDAAQAACAQMRGFPLGGPERRLRVDFAKAEETRYPQQYQPAPLPVHYELLADGYSRHRSLEQDLRVRDRTPPHLLYSDRDRSFAEAEWASPAKNAERRNNLESYSRSVRSRSGERWAGDSDRGVPKPWEERRKRRSLSSDRGRTTHSPYEDRSRTKASGPALDRSPDRARKENHTTESGAEKEPSNSLQNNRHAAEEKPHREAPDAPQPKKRDSERNHRTGESESKTHEEPKSETKKLKNLSEYAQTLQLAWNGLLVLKNSCFPTSMHILEGDLGVINGLLKDHSSGGKLTQLKIAQRLRLDQPKLDEVTRRIKQGSPNGYAVLLATQSTLAGAGAEGTFPVVEPGLQRRLLRNLVSYLKQKQAAGVISLPVGGAKGRDSTGMLYAFPPCEFSQQYLQSALRTLGKLEEEHMVIVIVKDTA; this is encoded by the coding sequence ATGAAGCGGGGCAGCGAACGGGATTCCAGCCCGccgggggctgggggaggccgcgccgccgccgccaaGCGGCCCCGCGAACGCGAACGCGAGAGCAGCAGCAGACGAGGCCCGCACCGGAGCTCGGGCGCCTCCCGCAGCAGCAGGGATAAGTCCAcgcccggcggcggcggcggcggcagcggcggaggcggcggcaCCGCCAccagcggcggcagcggcggagGCGGCTCCAGCTCCCGCAGCCATCGCGGCGATGAGCGCGCCGGCGGCGCCGGCGGCGGCGACTCCAACCACCGCCCGGCGGGGAGCGGCTCGGCCTCGGGCGCCCGCGGCGGCAGCCAGGCCgccccctcttcctcctcctcctcctcgtcccGGGCGCTCGGCGTGCCCAAGGCCAAGGCCCTGCCCGGCGCCGTGGTGGCCCCCTCGCTGCTGCTGGCCGGGCCGCCCCCGGGCGCAGCGCCCTCGCTGCTGCTGGCGCCGCTGGGGGGCTCGGCGGGCCTGGCCGGGGAGCCGCCCGGCTCCTGTGAGTACAAGACGCTGCTGGTGAGCGGGCTGAGCGCGGCCCTGCCCGACCAGCTGCTGGAGGACGGCCTGTTCCGCCTCTTCCAGCGCTTCGCGGGGGGGGGCGCCGGGGACATCAGTGTCAAGCTCTCCCACACGCCCGAGCTCGGCCGCGTCGCCTACGTCAATTTCCGACACCCCGGGGACGCCCGCGACGCCCGCCGGCACGCTCGGGCCCGGCAGATGCTCCTCTACGATCGGCCCCTCAAAGTGGAGCCAGTTTATCTGCGCGGGGGCCGGAGGAGCCGCACGCCGCCCCCAGCGCCCTCTCCGGAGCCCCTGGGCTACCTGCCGCCCATCCACAGCACCTACCAGTACAAGCAGCGGTCGCTCTCGCCCGTCACCAGCCCCTTGCTGCGGGAGCCGCGGGCCAGGCACGCTCACGCTGCCGCTGCCGCCTTCGCTCTGGAAGCGGCTGCCATCGGGCTCTCCCGGGAGCGGGAGAGGGCTCTGGATTACTACGGGCTCTACGATGAGCGCGGCCGCCCTTACAGTTACCCCATCGtggctgaggaagagctgaTGCCGGAGGACGATCAGAGAGCAACCCGCAACCTCTTCATTGGCAACCTGGACCACAATGTCTCGGAGGTGGAGCTGAGACGTGCCTTTGAGAAGTACGGCATCATCGAAGAAGTGGTGATCAAGCGCCCTGCCCGGGGCCAAGGCGGCGCTTACGCTTTCCTCAAGTTCCAAAACTTGGACATGGCGCATCGGGCCAAGGTCGCCATGTCGGGCCGCGTTGTCGGCAGGAACCCTATCAAAATTGGCTATGGGAAAGCCAACCCTACTACCAGGCTGTGGGTGGGTGGTCTTGGTCCGAGCACGTCCTTGGCTGCCCTGGCGAGGGAGTTTGACCGCTTTGGCAGCATCAGGACTATTGACTACGTGAAGGGAGACAGCTTCGCTTACATCCAGTACGAGAGCTTGGACGCTGCCCAGGCCGCCTGCGCGCAGATGAGGGGCTTTCCTCTGGGTGGACCGGAGAGGAGACTCCGAGTGGATTTTGCCAAAGCAGAAGAGACAAGATACCCGCAGCAGTACCAGCCTGCACCGCTCCCCGTGCACTACGAACTGCTCGCTGATGGGTACAGCAGACACAGAAGCCTAGAGCAAGACTTGAGGGTGCGAGATAGGACTCCTCCACATCTCCTGTACTCGGACAGAGACAGGAGCTTTGCAGAGGCAGAATGGGCCAGCCCTGCCAAAAACGCTGAGCGCAGAAACAACTTGGAAAGCTACAGCCGGTCGGTGCGCAGCCGGAGCGGAGAGCGCTGGGCCGGCGACAGCGATCGCGGCGTGCCCAAACCGTGGGAAGAGAGGCGGAAACGCCGGAGTCTTTCCAGTGACCGCGGGAGGACTACTCACTCGCCTTACGAGGACAGAAGCAGGACAAAGGCCAGTGGGCCAGCTTTAGACCGCAGCCCGGACAGGGCTCGCAAGGAGAATCACACTACAGAATCCGGAGCTGAGAAAGAGCCGAGTAACTCCCTGCAGAACAATCGTCACGCGGCTGAGGAGAAACCCCATCGTGAGGCACCCGATGCTCCCCAGCCTAAGAAAAGGGACAGCGAACGCAATCATCGAACTGGTGAATCGGAATCAAAAACTCACGAGGAGCCAAAATCTGAGACCAAAAAGCTAAAGAATTTATCAGAATATGCTCAGACACTGCAGCTTGCTTGGAACGGGCTTCTTGTGCTAAAAAACAGCTGCTTTCCCACCTCTATGCACATCCTGGAGGGAGACCTCGGTGTCATCAACGGACTCCTTAAAGACCATTCGTCCGGCGGGAAGTTAACGCAGCTCAAAATCGCTCAGAGACTTCGGCTCGACCAGCCCAAGCTGGATGAAGTTACTCGCCGCATCAAACAAGGCAGCCCCAACGGCTACGCTGTGCTCCTGGCCACCCAGTCCAccctggcaggggcaggggctgaggggaccTTCCCTGTTGTAGAGCCTGGCTTGCAGCGACGGCTTCTCAGGAATCTGGTCTCCTACTTGAAACAGAAGCAGGCTGCTGGGGTTATCAGCCTGCCCGTGGGAGGGGCGAAGGGCAGAGACAGCACAGGCATGCTTTATGCATTCCCTCCTTGTGAATTCTCTCAGCAGTACCTCCAGTCAGCACTAAGGACATTGGGAAAGTTAGAAGAAGAACATATGGTGATAGTTATAGTCAAAGACACTGCCTAG